In Micrococcus luteus NCTC 2665, a single window of DNA contains:
- a CDS encoding alpha/beta fold hydrolase — protein sequence MTSTPDSPDNTPATPFHDLDAFTALPRVAGLTLSPDGARLVTTVATRDAKGTGYATALWEVDPAGERPAHRLTRSREGEAGAQFAADGTLFFTSARPDPADAEAEKRSALWALPARGGEARVVLSRPGGVAAVTCASAADRVVVTADRLLGATTEAEHAALAQTRKDAGVDAILHTGYPIRFWDHDLGPARPELFVLEAGPDPQGEPATDADAAEPGPAASGLAPEADDVAHHLRHVSGFPRSHAFGIGAQVAPDGSFLITTATTAEARGNVREGTVVRVDLATGEHRVLHDVPGEDVAVGPVSHDGTRAVVVRTPDSTPHSAVHPRLYVMDTATGQTTPLAHGWDRWADVVAWLPDDSAVIALADSEGRRPVFRIEVATGAVAQVTREDEAWTDVVLSPDGATAYGVRSSYLFPPEVARIDLATGEVTRLPNPVERPAIPGTLEDVETVAEDGTRVRGWLVLPEGEAPAGGHPLLLWIHGGPLGSWNAWSWRWTPWIMAARGYAVLLPDPALSTGYGQDFIERGWGRWGQAPYTDLMALTDAVVAREDVDGDRTAAMGGSFGGYMANWVAGHTDRFRCVVTHASLWALDGFGPTTDAAFYWAREMDEQMQQENSPHRFVGEIVSPMLVIHGDKDYRVPIGEGLRLWSDLLAKSGRPAAADGTTDHRFLYFPHENHWIFAPQHAKVWYEVVLGFLGEHVLDAGAPVAPETLGLTRPSSTAG from the coding sequence ATGACCTCCACCCCGGACAGCCCGGACAACACCCCCGCCACCCCCTTCCACGACCTCGACGCCTTCACCGCCCTGCCGCGCGTCGCCGGTCTCACCCTCAGCCCGGACGGCGCCCGCCTGGTGACCACCGTCGCCACCCGGGACGCGAAGGGCACCGGCTACGCCACCGCCCTCTGGGAGGTCGACCCCGCGGGCGAGCGCCCCGCCCACCGCCTGACCCGCTCCCGCGAGGGCGAGGCCGGCGCGCAGTTCGCCGCGGACGGCACCCTCTTCTTCACCTCCGCCCGTCCCGACCCCGCCGACGCCGAGGCCGAGAAGCGCAGCGCCCTGTGGGCCCTGCCGGCCCGGGGCGGCGAGGCGCGCGTGGTGCTCTCCCGCCCGGGCGGTGTCGCCGCGGTCACGTGCGCCTCCGCGGCGGACCGCGTGGTCGTCACGGCGGACCGGCTGCTCGGTGCGACCACCGAGGCCGAGCACGCGGCCCTCGCGCAGACCCGCAAGGACGCCGGCGTGGACGCCATCCTGCACACCGGCTACCCCATCCGCTTCTGGGACCACGACCTCGGCCCCGCCCGCCCCGAGCTCTTCGTCCTCGAGGCCGGCCCGGACCCGCAGGGCGAGCCCGCCACGGACGCCGACGCCGCCGAGCCCGGCCCCGCCGCCTCCGGCCTGGCTCCCGAGGCCGACGACGTGGCGCACCACCTGCGCCACGTCTCCGGATTCCCTCGCTCCCACGCGTTCGGGATCGGCGCGCAGGTGGCCCCGGACGGCTCGTTCCTGATCACCACGGCCACCACCGCCGAGGCCCGCGGCAACGTGCGCGAGGGCACGGTGGTGCGCGTGGACCTGGCCACGGGCGAGCACCGCGTCCTGCACGACGTCCCCGGTGAGGACGTGGCCGTCGGCCCCGTCAGCCACGACGGCACGCGCGCCGTCGTCGTCCGCACCCCCGACTCCACCCCGCACTCCGCCGTGCACCCGCGCCTGTACGTGATGGACACGGCCACGGGCCAGACCACGCCCCTGGCCCACGGCTGGGACCGGTGGGCCGACGTCGTCGCGTGGCTGCCGGACGACTCCGCGGTGATCGCGCTCGCGGACTCCGAGGGCCGCCGCCCGGTGTTCCGCATCGAGGTGGCCACCGGCGCCGTCGCGCAGGTGACCCGGGAGGACGAGGCGTGGACCGACGTCGTGCTCTCCCCGGACGGGGCCACGGCCTACGGCGTCCGCTCCTCCTACCTGTTCCCGCCGGAGGTGGCGCGGATCGACCTGGCCACGGGCGAGGTCACCCGCCTGCCGAACCCCGTGGAGCGCCCCGCGATCCCGGGCACCCTCGAGGACGTGGAGACCGTCGCCGAGGACGGCACGCGCGTGCGCGGCTGGCTCGTGCTCCCCGAGGGGGAGGCGCCGGCCGGCGGCCACCCGCTGCTGCTGTGGATCCACGGCGGGCCGCTGGGGTCGTGGAACGCGTGGAGCTGGCGCTGGACCCCGTGGATCATGGCGGCGCGCGGCTACGCGGTGCTGCTGCCGGACCCGGCGCTGTCCACGGGCTACGGCCAGGACTTCATCGAACGCGGCTGGGGCCGCTGGGGCCAGGCGCCCTACACGGACCTGATGGCGCTCACGGACGCCGTCGTGGCGCGTGAGGACGTCGACGGCGACCGCACCGCCGCCATGGGCGGCTCGTTCGGCGGCTACATGGCGAACTGGGTGGCCGGGCACACCGATCGGTTCCGGTGCGTGGTCACGCACGCCTCGCTGTGGGCGCTGGACGGCTTCGGCCCGACGACGGACGCCGCGTTCTACTGGGCCCGCGAGATGGACGAGCAGATGCAGCAGGAGAACTCTCCGCACCGGTTCGTGGGGGAGATCGTCTCCCCGATGCTCGTCATCCACGGCGACAAGGACTACCGCGTGCCGATCGGCGAGGGGCTGCGCCTGTGGTCGGACCTGCTGGCGAAGTCCGGGCGGCCGGCCGCCGCGGACGGCACTACCGACCACCGGTTCCTCTACTTCCCGCACGAGAACCACTGGATCTTCGCCCCGCAGCACGCGAAGGTCTGGTACGAGGTCGTCCTCGGCTTCCTGGGCGAGCACGTCCTCGACGCCGGCGCCCCGGTGGCCCCGGAGACGCTGGGGCTGACGCGGCCGTCGTCGACGGCGGGCTGA
- a CDS encoding LysR family transcriptional regulator: protein MERWKAVTQMEGLVTLLLVVREGRLDAAAEELQVNRTTVTRRLKALEAALGGRVVVRGPAGMEVTPLGEKALAAARALEAAVEPLTGRHRGDLHGVIRLGVPEAFAVAFAAPSIAELQAAHPRLQVQIRTNPARGRMSHTDLDMVVTVGHPGQSRALTRFLRDYELRLYASEDYVRRHGAPQDLADLGDHPLVYYVETELSTESLDAARESLRHMRTGASSTSVMAQVAATRAGAGIGLLPDFCAGDDPDLVPILPNVFRHRMEYWLMVTVEAWRNPTVRAVHERLALHQS from the coding sequence ATGGAGCGCTGGAAAGCCGTCACCCAGATGGAAGGGCTGGTCACCCTCCTCCTCGTCGTCCGAGAGGGTCGCCTCGATGCAGCTGCAGAGGAATTGCAGGTGAATCGGACGACGGTCACACGCCGCTTGAAGGCGCTCGAGGCGGCCCTGGGCGGCCGGGTCGTCGTCCGGGGTCCTGCAGGGATGGAGGTGACGCCACTGGGCGAGAAGGCGCTCGCTGCCGCGCGCGCGCTCGAAGCCGCCGTGGAGCCTCTGACGGGTCGGCACCGAGGCGACCTTCACGGGGTCATCCGTCTCGGAGTTCCAGAGGCGTTCGCCGTGGCATTCGCGGCGCCGAGCATCGCCGAGCTCCAAGCCGCTCATCCCCGCCTGCAGGTCCAGATCCGGACGAACCCGGCGCGGGGCCGCATGTCACACACGGACCTGGACATGGTGGTCACCGTCGGCCACCCCGGGCAGTCCCGTGCCCTGACCCGCTTCCTCCGCGACTACGAACTCCGGCTCTACGCATCCGAGGACTACGTCCGACGGCACGGTGCTCCACAGGACCTGGCCGACCTGGGTGACCACCCGCTCGTCTATTACGTGGAGACGGAACTGAGCACCGAATCCCTGGACGCCGCGCGCGAGTCGCTTCGACACATGCGGACCGGTGCCAGCTCGACCAGTGTCATGGCCCAAGTGGCGGCGACCCGGGCCGGGGCCGGCATCGGGCTGCTGCCCGACTTCTGCGCAGGCGATGACCCCGACCTGGTCCCCATCCTGCCGAACGTCTTCCGCCACCGGATGGAGTACTGGCTCATGGTCACGGTCGAGGCATGGCGCAATCCGACGGTCCGCGCTGTGCACGAGCGCCTAGCCCTGCACCAGTCCTGA
- a CDS encoding NAD(P)-dependent oxidoreductase, which yields MTRFAWIGLGNMGAPMAGNLVASGHAVSGYDLSDAAREDARRVGVDVVGSIAEAVADADVVVTMLPKGQHVRDVLSQDGGVFSNARPGTLIMDSSTVDIETSRWCHEEAPKHGVRFVDAPVSGGTSGAAAATLAFMIGGSEADVAEALEHVKPMSGKAFAAGGPTAGIAAKIANNMMLFITQMAASEGSQLAKHLGLDPKTFWEITTASSGMSWSQQTWYPVAGVVPSAAANNNFEASFRADLAIKDVTLAVDAGKAAGLHLEAASLAQEQLHRLRDEGLGDKDCTLVVKYVTPGKSQAEI from the coding sequence ATGACTCGTTTCGCTTGGATTGGACTCGGGAACATGGGCGCGCCCATGGCTGGCAACCTGGTCGCGTCCGGCCATGCAGTCAGCGGGTACGACCTGAGTGACGCGGCCCGGGAGGACGCGCGAAGGGTGGGCGTGGACGTCGTCGGCTCCATTGCGGAGGCCGTCGCCGACGCCGACGTGGTGGTGACGATGCTTCCGAAGGGCCAGCACGTGCGCGACGTGCTCTCCCAGGACGGCGGGGTGTTCAGCAACGCCCGTCCGGGGACGCTCATCATGGACTCGTCCACCGTGGACATCGAGACGTCCCGCTGGTGTCACGAGGAAGCGCCCAAGCATGGCGTGCGCTTCGTCGATGCCCCGGTGAGCGGGGGCACGTCCGGGGCCGCTGCCGCGACCCTCGCGTTCATGATCGGCGGAAGCGAGGCCGATGTCGCCGAAGCCCTGGAGCACGTGAAGCCGATGTCGGGCAAGGCGTTCGCCGCGGGCGGGCCGACGGCGGGCATCGCCGCCAAAATCGCCAACAACATGATGCTGTTCATCACGCAGATGGCGGCGTCCGAAGGGTCCCAGCTCGCGAAACATCTGGGACTGGACCCGAAGACCTTTTGGGAGATCACGACGGCCTCATCCGGCATGTCCTGGTCGCAGCAGACGTGGTATCCCGTCGCGGGGGTCGTTCCGAGTGCCGCCGCCAACAACAACTTCGAGGCCAGCTTCCGAGCGGACCTGGCCATCAAGGACGTCACCTTGGCGGTGGATGCGGGAAAGGCCGCCGGCCTTCACCTCGAGGCGGCGTCTCTCGCCCAAGAGCAACTGCACCGGCTACGTGACGAAGGTCTGGGTGACAAGGACTGCACCCTCGTCGTGAAGTACGTGACGCCTGGCAAGAGCCAGGCCGAGATCTGA
- a CDS encoding CoA-acylating methylmalonate-semialdehyde dehydrogenase: protein MTTMSAGKTTVIEHFIGGKARGGDRTTPVYNPATGQQIAELVQAPSSRVDEAVRDAVRAQREWRRVGLVKRSKIMFRAREIIDARKDELARIITREHGKVHSDALGEIARGMENVEFCAGLLHHMKGEFAEQVADGVDVKQIRQPVGVVACITPFNFPAMVPLWMFTTAIAAGNAVVLKPSERDPSAANWLAEVFLEAGLPEGILNVVHGDKEAVDALLSHPQVKAVSFVGSTPVAHHIYTTAANEGKRVQALGGAKNHMVVMPDADLESAAAAAVSAAFGSAGERCMAISVAVVVGDIGDQFVDRVTELARALVVRPGDQPEADMGPLITRDALERVTSYVDSAAQEGGTLVLDGRTHDVPTEGFFIGPSIVDHVRPGMKVYDDEIFGPVLAIVRVDTYEDAVNLINENRFANGTSVFTRDGKTVRSFEYDIEVGMVGVNIPIPVPVGSFSFGGWKDSLFGDTHMYGPEGFNFYTRRKVVSSRWPEASESQVDLGFPSH, encoded by the coding sequence ATGACCACCATGTCCGCAGGAAAGACCACCGTCATCGAACACTTCATCGGGGGGAAGGCTCGGGGCGGCGACCGCACCACCCCCGTTTACAACCCGGCGACGGGCCAGCAGATCGCTGAGCTCGTCCAGGCGCCGTCGTCCCGGGTCGACGAAGCCGTGCGGGACGCGGTGCGCGCACAGCGGGAGTGGCGGCGCGTCGGGTTGGTGAAGCGTTCGAAGATCATGTTTCGGGCCCGGGAAATCATCGACGCGCGGAAGGACGAGCTGGCTCGGATCATCACGAGAGAACACGGCAAGGTCCACTCCGACGCACTCGGCGAGATCGCGCGGGGGATGGAGAACGTCGAGTTCTGCGCCGGGCTCCTGCATCACATGAAGGGAGAGTTCGCCGAGCAGGTGGCCGACGGTGTCGACGTCAAGCAGATCCGGCAGCCGGTGGGGGTGGTTGCGTGCATCACGCCCTTCAACTTCCCTGCCATGGTGCCGCTCTGGATGTTCACCACGGCGATCGCTGCCGGCAACGCCGTCGTCCTCAAGCCGAGCGAGCGCGACCCTTCAGCCGCCAACTGGCTGGCTGAGGTCTTTCTGGAGGCGGGCCTGCCTGAGGGCATCCTGAATGTCGTCCACGGCGACAAGGAGGCGGTGGACGCGCTCCTCAGCCACCCGCAGGTCAAGGCTGTCTCCTTTGTGGGTTCGACGCCGGTGGCCCATCACATCTACACGACGGCCGCGAACGAGGGGAAGCGCGTTCAGGCTTTGGGCGGGGCCAAGAACCACATGGTCGTCATGCCGGACGCCGACCTCGAGAGCGCGGCCGCCGCGGCTGTCTCGGCCGCCTTCGGTTCTGCCGGCGAGCGCTGCATGGCGATCTCGGTGGCGGTGGTGGTGGGCGACATCGGCGACCAGTTCGTCGACCGGGTCACGGAACTGGCCCGGGCACTCGTCGTCCGTCCGGGCGACCAGCCCGAAGCCGATATGGGCCCGCTCATCACCCGCGACGCGCTGGAGCGGGTCACGTCCTATGTGGACAGCGCCGCGCAGGAGGGTGGAACGCTCGTGCTGGACGGGAGGACCCACGACGTGCCGACCGAGGGCTTCTTCATTGGGCCCAGCATCGTCGACCATGTCCGGCCGGGCATGAAGGTCTACGACGACGAGATCTTCGGCCCCGTGCTGGCGATCGTGCGCGTGGACACGTATGAGGACGCGGTCAACCTGATCAACGAGAACCGGTTCGCGAACGGCACGTCGGTGTTCACCCGCGATGGGAAGACCGTGCGCTCGTTCGAGTACGACATCGAAGTCGGCATGGTCGGGGTGAACATCCCGATCCCCGTCCCGGTGGGCTCGTTCAGTTTCGGAGGCTGGAAGGACTCGCTGTTCGGGGACACGCACATGTACGGCCCCGAGGGGTTCAACTTCTACACCCGGCGAAAGGTCGTCTCCTCTCGTTGGCCCGAGGCCAGCGAGTCCCAAGTCGACCTCGGGTTCCCCTCCCACTGA
- a CDS encoding GntP family permease, producing the protein MIIGFLGIILSLLLLITMAYRGTSVVIAAPVCAAVAMVFSGAPFLATYTDIFMPALGKFITSYFPIFVTGAIFGRLMSITGYARAVAQVITRWLRPQRAILATVFTAAILTYGGVSVFVAVFVMFPLAKELFRMADLPRRMIPATIALGILTFTMTALPGTPQIQNIIPGQFFGTGTFAAPIVGVVGSVLMLGLGMVWLHFRVGRLVAAGERFGHLTDLERAAGVGEADAGKAAGSTGDAAVGTLVRESEAGEVLLPEPRNALLPFLPILAVFVVNLLATTVVFPAMDWGYLQEEKYGGATLASRSAVWAVLSALLAAVAIIVLLNVRHLRVIWENFIVGAQRSLVPIFSTASEVGYGAVIASLPAFAIVKNGILAPGMNALAATAISTSVIAGITGSASGGMTIALNAIGEDLRSLAVEQGYSLELLHRVTAMASGGLDSMPHNGAVITLLLVCGMTHRESYKDVAVITLVIPVLAVAVIILGALAVA; encoded by the coding sequence ATGATCATCGGATTCCTGGGCATCATCCTCTCCTTGCTCCTCCTCATCACCATGGCCTACCGGGGGACCTCGGTGGTCATCGCGGCCCCGGTGTGCGCCGCCGTGGCGATGGTCTTTTCGGGGGCGCCCTTCCTGGCGACATACACGGACATCTTCATGCCCGCGCTGGGCAAGTTCATCACCAGCTACTTCCCGATCTTCGTGACCGGAGCGATCTTCGGACGGCTGATGTCGATCACCGGGTACGCCCGCGCCGTCGCCCAGGTCATCACCCGGTGGCTGCGCCCTCAGCGAGCCATCCTGGCGACGGTGTTCACCGCCGCCATCCTGACGTATGGCGGCGTAAGTGTGTTCGTGGCCGTGTTCGTGATGTTCCCCCTCGCGAAGGAACTCTTCCGCATGGCTGACCTGCCCCGGCGGATGATCCCGGCCACGATCGCGCTGGGCATCCTGACCTTCACGATGACGGCCCTCCCGGGGACACCCCAGATCCAGAACATCATCCCGGGGCAGTTCTTCGGCACAGGCACGTTTGCCGCGCCGATCGTCGGCGTGGTGGGAAGTGTCCTGATGCTCGGCCTCGGCATGGTGTGGCTGCACTTCCGGGTCGGACGGCTGGTCGCGGCTGGGGAACGGTTCGGTCACCTGACCGATCTGGAGCGGGCGGCGGGCGTGGGCGAGGCTGACGCGGGAAAGGCAGCCGGCTCGACCGGCGACGCCGCCGTCGGCACTCTCGTGAGAGAGTCCGAGGCCGGGGAGGTGCTCCTTCCGGAGCCACGGAACGCGCTGCTGCCCTTCTTGCCGATCCTGGCGGTCTTTGTGGTCAACCTGCTCGCGACGACAGTTGTCTTCCCGGCCATGGACTGGGGCTATCTCCAGGAGGAGAAGTACGGTGGGGCCACTCTGGCCAGCCGGTCCGCGGTTTGGGCCGTCCTCTCGGCCCTGCTGGCCGCCGTGGCGATCATCGTCCTGCTCAACGTCCGCCATCTGCGTGTGATTTGGGAGAACTTCATCGTCGGCGCCCAGCGGTCACTGGTGCCCATCTTCAGCACCGCGTCGGAGGTAGGCTACGGGGCGGTCATCGCCTCTCTGCCGGCCTTCGCCATCGTCAAGAACGGCATCCTGGCCCCCGGCATGAATGCCTTGGCGGCGACGGCGATCTCCACCTCGGTCATCGCCGGCATCACGGGTTCGGCCTCGGGCGGCATGACGATCGCGTTGAACGCCATCGGCGAGGACCTCCGATCTCTGGCGGTCGAGCAGGGCTACAGCCTCGAGTTGCTCCACCGAGTCACCGCAATGGCATCCGGAGGACTCGACTCGATGCCCCACAACGGGGCCGTGATCACTCTGCTCCTCGTGTGTGGCATGACGCACCGCGAGTCGTACAAGGACGTGGCGGTGATCACGCTCGTGATCCCCGTACTGGCCGTCGCCGTGATCATCCTGGGGGCACTCGCCGTCGCCTGA